AAATAATGACCAGCAGCAAAATCTTTCCTGGGTGCAGGGCTGATGACTGCCGAATTTGGCCAAATTGCATTAAGTAGGTTCCACAATCAGGGCAAGCACGACCTGACGACCCTCGCCGACTAGGATGTTGTAGGTGCGGCAGGCGGCTTGAGAATCCATGATTTCAAAGCCAATTTTGGCCTCAATCAAGGATTTAAGGAGTTCTGGCTTGGGAAAGCGCTGACGGCTACCGGTCCCGATGAGGATTAATTCTGGTTTTAAATCAACCATTTGCGCGAAATGACTGGCTTCTAAGCTATCAAATGTTTGCGCAGACCAGTTAGAGATGGCGCCGTCCGAGCTGAGTAGGACTGCATGGTCGTAAGGGATCTTATTGATCTCTACGTAGCCATCGCCATAGCCAGTGATCGTATTCGCTCCGGAATGGGGGTCAGATTGAAGCTTCAAGTGGACTCTCTGTCATAATTATGTGGATTATAGCTAGCTGTTTTTTCTCATATTTCAAGAACTTACCCTTAAATTTATTGTGAAACCGATCCTAAAGTCCCAAAAGCTCGATAACGTCTGTTATGACATACGTGGGCCGGTGCTTGAGCTTGCTCAGCGCATGGAGGAAGAGGGCCACAAAATCATCAAATTAAACATCGGAAACGTAGGGGTTTTCGGTTTTGATCCCCCTGAAGAGATTCAGTTGGACATGATTCGCAATTTAAGCAACGCGTCAGCTTATTCGGATTCCAAGGGAATCTTTGCTGCTCGCAAAGCCATCATGCAGTATTGCCAAGAAAAGGGCATTCAAGGCGTGACCTTGGATGATGTCTATACCGGCAATGGTGTTTCTGAACTCATCGTTCTGTCGATGAATGCACTCTTAAATGATGGTGATGAGGTATTGGTCCCAACACCAGATTACCCGCTTTGGACTGCTGCAGTCAGTTTGTCGAGTGGCACACCAGTGCACTATCTTTGTGATGAATCCAAAGAGTGGGCGCCAGATTTAAGCGATCTTCGTAAAAAAATTACACCGCGTACCAAAGCGATTGTGGTGATTAATCCAAACAATCCTACTGGTGCGATTTACTCTAAAGAAGTATTGCTTGAGTTAACTCAAATTGCTCGTGAGCATGGTTTGATTTTGTTTGCGGATGAGATTTACGACAAGATGCTGTACGACGGCGAGAAGCATCTCTCATTAGCTTCTTTGTCTACCGATGTAGTCATTATTACCTTCAATGGCCTTTCTAAAAATTACCGTTCCTGCGGCTACCGTGCTGGCTGGATGGTGGTTTCAGGCGATAAAGAAATGGTCCGTGACTATATCGAGGGCCTCAATATGTTGGCCTCAATGCGCTTGTGTGCGAACGTGCCAGGTCAGTATGCGATTCAAACAGCATTGGGTGGTTACCAAAGTATTAATGATTTAGTGGGTGAGGGCGGTCGCCTTGCAAAGCAACGTGATCTTGCATGGAAACTCATAACTGATATTCCAGGCGTGACTTGCGTGAAACCAAAATCTGCTTTGTATTTATTTCCAAAGCTAGATCCTGAGGTTTATCCAATTGAAGATGATCAACAATTTGTTGCTGATCTTTTAAAAGAAGAAAAAGTATTGTTAGTGCAGGGCTCCGGTTTTAACTGGGGCAAACCTGATCACTTCCGTGTAGTGTTCTTGCCTCACGAAGATGTGCTCAAGGAGGCTATTAGCCGCCTTGCTCGTTTTCTGGAGCGTTATCGTAATAAGCACAGCCGTAAGGCTTCTTCAACTGCAGCAAAGGCATCATGAAACCGATTCAAGTAGGTCTGTTAGGTATTGGCACTGTTGGTGGTGGCGTATTCACTGTTCTCGAGCGTAACCAAGATGAAATTACTCGTCGTGCTGGGCGCGGCATTCGCATTAATACAGTTGCTGATTTAAATGTAGAACGTGCCAAAGAATTAGTTAAAGACCGCGCACAAGTGGTAAGTGATGCCCGTGCCGTGATCAATAACCCAGAGATCGACATCGTTGTTGAGCTTATTGGTGGTTATGGCATCGCTAAAGACTTGGTTCTTGAGGCAATTGCCGCAGGTAAGCATGTAGTTACAGCTAATAAAGCATTGATTGCTGTTCACGGTAACGAAATCTTTAAGGCGGCGCATGCTAAAGGCGTGATGGTTGCCTTTGAAGCCGCTGTAGCTGGTGGCATTCCCATTATTAAAGCCTTGCGTGAAGGCTTAACAGCAAACCGTATCGAATGGATTGCCGGCATCATTAACGGCACAACCAATTTCATCTTGTCAGAGATGCGCGACAAAGGTTTGGATTTCGCAACAGTACTTAAAGAAGCCCAACGCCTAGGCTATGCAGAAGCGGATCCGACTTTTGATATTGAAGGTGTTGATGCTGCTCATAAAGCGACCATCATGAGTGCGATTGCGTTTGGTATTCCAATGCAGTTTGAAAAAGCACACATCGAAGGCATCACTAAATTAGATGCAATTGATATAAAGTATGCAGAGCAATTAGGCTATCGCATTAAGTTGCTTGGTATTGCCAAGAAAACGTCAACTGGTGTTGAGTTGCGTGTTCACCCAACTCTCATTCCTTCGAAGCGTTTGATTGCAAACGTTGAGGGC
This is a stretch of genomic DNA from Polynucleobacter sp. JS-JIR-II-b4. It encodes these proteins:
- a CDS encoding homoserine dehydrogenase, coding for MKPIQVGLLGIGTVGGGVFTVLERNQDEITRRAGRGIRINTVADLNVERAKELVKDRAQVVSDARAVINNPEIDIVVELIGGYGIAKDLVLEAIAAGKHVVTANKALIAVHGNEIFKAAHAKGVMVAFEAAVAGGIPIIKALREGLTANRIEWIAGIINGTTNFILSEMRDKGLDFATVLKEAQRLGYAEADPTFDIEGVDAAHKATIMSAIAFGIPMQFEKAHIEGITKLDAIDIKYAEQLGYRIKLLGIAKKTSTGVELRVHPTLIPSKRLIANVEGAMNAVQVFGDAVGTTLYYGKGAGSEPTASAVIADLVDITRLLSADAEHRVPYLAFQPDAVHDTPVLPIGEITTSYYLRLRVADQAGVLADITKILASHGVSIDALLQKEADEGESQTDLVALTHETKEKNMLAAIKEIQNLKTVAGEVVKIRLENLS
- a CDS encoding pyridoxal phosphate-dependent aminotransferase produces the protein MKPILKSQKLDNVCYDIRGPVLELAQRMEEEGHKIIKLNIGNVGVFGFDPPEEIQLDMIRNLSNASAYSDSKGIFAARKAIMQYCQEKGIQGVTLDDVYTGNGVSELIVLSMNALLNDGDEVLVPTPDYPLWTAAVSLSSGTPVHYLCDESKEWAPDLSDLRKKITPRTKAIVVINPNNPTGAIYSKEVLLELTQIAREHGLILFADEIYDKMLYDGEKHLSLASLSTDVVIITFNGLSKNYRSCGYRAGWMVVSGDKEMVRDYIEGLNMLASMRLCANVPGQYAIQTALGGYQSINDLVGEGGRLAKQRDLAWKLITDIPGVTCVKPKSALYLFPKLDPEVYPIEDDQQFVADLLKEEKVLLVQGSGFNWGKPDHFRVVFLPHEDVLKEAISRLARFLERYRNKHSRKASSTAAKAS
- a CDS encoding Mth938-like domain-containing protein, which translates into the protein MKLQSDPHSGANTITGYGDGYVEINKIPYDHAVLLSSDGAISNWSAQTFDSLEASHFAQMVDLKPELILIGTGSRQRFPKPELLKSLIEAKIGFEIMDSQAACRTYNILVGEGRQVVLALIVEPT